TACCTAATTGTCCAAAATGCAACTCAGAGTATACCTATGAAGACGGAATGCTTATGGTATGTCCGGAGTGTGCTTACGAATGGTCTTTGACAGCATCAGAAGAAGCGGATGATGCGATTAAAGATGCGAAGGGCAATCTGCTTAGTGATGGAGATGCGGTGACCGTCATACGGGATCTGAAAGTTAAAGGAAGCTCATCTGCAATTAAACAAGGGACAAAAGTAAAAAGTATACGCCTTGTTCCAGATGCACCAGATGGACATAATATTGATTGTAAAATCGATGGTTTTGGCGCGATGAAGTTAAAGTCAGAATTCGTTAAAAAAGCATAAAAAGTTTTTGGAGGGATGAAGGTGTCAAAATTTTTAGAGCTGGATATGGAGGATCAAGAACTCATATGTAATGTTGGGAAAGCATTGTCGTCACCGATTCGTATTGAAATTTTAAAGCTGCTGTATGGAAAAAGCTTAATTATAGGTGAAATTGCCAATGCACTAGATATTCCGGCTTCGAGTGCTGCGATGCATGTTCGAACATTGGAAGCAGCTCAATTGATTCGTTTTGAAGAATTGCCGGGAACTAGGGGCAAGACAAAGCTTTGCCATCGAAAGCCCGATTTTATCAATATTAGTCTGTTAAGTAAAGACAGGAATGTGGATGAAATCGTTAGCGTTGAAATGCCTGTTGGCGCCTTTTGTTCTTGTGATGCTGTTCCAACATGTGGTTTAGCTGATATTGACGGAGTGATAGGAACAGAAGATGTCGTAAGTAGTTTTTATCTTCCGCAACGGGCGAATGCACAGTTACTATGGAGCTCGGGTGGTGTGATTACCTATCGTTTTCCAAACTTAGTGCCAAAAAAATACACACCTAAGCGGCTAAATCTAACGATGGAGATATGTTCTGAGGCTCCAAACTATCGGTTGGGTTGGAAGTCGGATATTACACTTTGGGTTAATGGAATTGACTGCGGATATTGGCAAAGTCCAAGTGACTATGGTGCTAGACGTGGTCGATTAAATCCGGCAAAATGGCCGGATGGCTCTACACAATATGGTGTCTTAGTGAGTTGGGAAGTCAATGAAAATGGCATATACATTAATAACGAACATATTCGTTCTTTAGATTTTGAAGCACTTAATATTATGGAGCAAGAATATATAGAAATCAAAATTGGCAATAAAGCCGATGCGCAATATGTGGGTGGATTTAATATCTTCGGAAAAAGATTCGGTGACTATGCGCAAGATTTGATTTTAAGTATTGAGTATTAAAAAGAGCCTAGTGAAAGCTGGGCTCTTTTTTTAGAATATTATAACAATAAAATTGTTGTAAAAATAAATAAAAAGAAAATAATAGGTGAAAAAATGTTGTAAAAGCATAAAAAGATTAAAGATGTACTTGACTTAATTGTATAATTATACTAATGTATAAAATATAAAAACAATATTATTGTTTATATATGCCGGCGATATAGGTCACTTGTCAATATCATACAATGTAAATAAAGGGAGGACAACATGAAGAAAAAAAGTATGTTTTTTTTAGTAATAGTATTCGTTATGTTATTCATCGTAGGTTGTGGGTCACAAAGCAATGATACAAATGCGTCAGGGAATGATTCGAGTGTTGATAGTGGAACGTCAGAATCAGATACATCCAAGACGCAAGATGAAACCTCAGAAAATGATGCTGATGTAAATGAGGACGGGACGGTTAATAATCCTGAAAATGTAGAAATAAAAGAAGGTAATCTAGTTTTTTGGTCTTTGTTTAGCGGTGGTGACGGCGGATTTATGGATGAGATTATCACAGACTATAATGCCACGCAACCAACTATGCAGGTGCAACCTATTATGCTGGTATGGGCTGATTACTATACAAAGCTTCAAACCGCAGTGGCGGCAGGAAAAGGGCCGGATATTGGAGTGGCACATGCATCGAAACTACCTGAGTTAGTAGAACAAGGCGCAGTAGTTCCTATTGATAGCTATCTAGAAGATATAGGTATCTCGATGTCAGATTTATACACACAAGGGTCTATCAACAGTGTGACCTTTAGCGAGCAGACATATGGCGTTCCATTAGATACACATGCAGAGATTATGTATTATAACAGAGATATCTTAGCCGAAGCAGGCGTTGAGTTAAACGCGGAAGGTAAGTTGGATATTCAAAGTGCTGATGCATTCCTTGCCATCTTAGATAAGATAAAAGCGGTTATTCCAGAAGGTTCTTCAGCCCTTGCGCTGACAAATTCAGGAGATGATCCATATCGTGTTTGGTGGGCGACCTATTTTCAAATGAACGGAACAGCAATACTTAGTGCTGATGCAACAGAAGTGACCTTAGATAAGAATGTTGCTATGGAAGCGGCAGAATTTGTTAAACGTTTGTATGAAGAAGGATATGTTCTTGAAGGTATCGATGACCATCAAGCCTTTTTCCAAAGTGGAAAAGCGGGGATTTTGTTTGGAGGAACATGGGCAACAGGAGCGTTTGAAAAAACAGATGGCTTAAACTTTGGTGCGCAAAACTTTCCAAAGCTATTTGACCAAGATGCGTGCTGGGCAGATGCGCATATAATGATGATTCCGTATTCAAAAGAACGCACAGATGAAGAAACCCTTGAAGCGGTTAGATTTATCGTTGCAGCAGCATCGGATGGAGGCGTAACATGGGCAAAGTCCGGTCAGATTCCATCCAATATTAATGTCGTCAATAGTCAAGAATATGCAGAGCTTGATTATCGAAGTGACTACAAAAATGCTTTGAATACAGCAGTGCTTCCGCCTCAAAGCTCAAGTTTTTATGCGATGAAAGCAGGGATGATTGATTCGCTTAATGCATACTGGACAGGGCAAAGTGATGTTGAGACAGCAATCAATGATTTATATAGTGAACTTGCATCAAACATATTCTAAATAAAACGATAAGGGAGTTTTATGCTCCCTTATTCTTTTAGAAAAGGAGCATAAGAATGGAGATTA
This sequence is a window from Vallitaleaceae bacterium 9-2. Protein-coding genes within it:
- a CDS encoding extracellular solute-binding protein yields the protein MKKKSMFFLVIVFVMLFIVGCGSQSNDTNASGNDSSVDSGTSESDTSKTQDETSENDADVNEDGTVNNPENVEIKEGNLVFWSLFSGGDGGFMDEIITDYNATQPTMQVQPIMLVWADYYTKLQTAVAAGKGPDIGVAHASKLPELVEQGAVVPIDSYLEDIGISMSDLYTQGSINSVTFSEQTYGVPLDTHAEIMYYNRDILAEAGVELNAEGKLDIQSADAFLAILDKIKAVIPEGSSALALTNSGDDPYRVWWATYFQMNGTAILSADATEVTLDKNVAMEAAEFVKRLYEEGYVLEGIDDHQAFFQSGKAGILFGGTWATGAFEKTDGLNFGAQNFPKLFDQDACWADAHIMMIPYSKERTDEETLEAVRFIVAAASDGGVTWAKSGQIPSNINVVNSQEYAELDYRSDYKNALNTAVLPPQSSSFYAMKAGMIDSLNAYWTGQSDVETAINDLYSELASNIF
- a CDS encoding zinc ribbon domain-containing protein YjdM, yielding MNNLPNCPKCNSEYTYEDGMLMVCPECAYEWSLTASEEADDAIKDAKGNLLSDGDAVTVIRDLKVKGSSSAIKQGTKVKSIRLVPDAPDGHNIDCKIDGFGAMKLKSEFVKKA
- a CDS encoding helix-turn-helix domain-containing protein: MKVSKFLELDMEDQELICNVGKALSSPIRIEILKLLYGKSLIIGEIANALDIPASSAAMHVRTLEAAQLIRFEELPGTRGKTKLCHRKPDFINISLLSKDRNVDEIVSVEMPVGAFCSCDAVPTCGLADIDGVIGTEDVVSSFYLPQRANAQLLWSSGGVITYRFPNLVPKKYTPKRLNLTMEICSEAPNYRLGWKSDITLWVNGIDCGYWQSPSDYGARRGRLNPAKWPDGSTQYGVLVSWEVNENGIYINNEHIRSLDFEALNIMEQEYIEIKIGNKADAQYVGGFNIFGKRFGDYAQDLILSIEY